A stretch of the Photobacterium sp. CCB-ST2H9 genome encodes the following:
- the ccmE gene encoding cytochrome c maturation protein CcmE, translating to MNPRRKKRLTVVIALLAGLGVTVGLVLYAMNQNMDLFYTPTELVQGKSDGTKPEVGQRLRIGGMVVKGSVSRDPSSLQVSFRVADVGPEVTVRYDGILPDLFREGQGIVAQGVLVDATTVEAHEVLAKHDEEYMPPEVAEAMQKNHKPLEYTDQQKQGSVQ from the coding sequence ATGAACCCAAGACGTAAAAAACGCCTGACTGTTGTCATTGCCCTGCTCGCTGGACTGGGTGTGACGGTTGGCCTGGTTCTGTATGCCATGAACCAGAATATGGATTTGTTTTACACGCCAACTGAACTGGTGCAGGGTAAGTCGGATGGGACAAAGCCTGAAGTGGGTCAGCGTCTGCGCATTGGTGGCATGGTGGTCAAAGGTTCGGTTTCGCGTGACCCGAGCTCACTGCAGGTCAGCTTTCGGGTAGCTGATGTCGGTCCTGAAGTGACTGTCCGTTATGACGGTATTCTGCCTGATCTGTTCCGTGAAGGGCAGGGCATTGTTGCTCAGGGTGTTCTGGTGGATGCAACGACGGTAGAGGCCCATGAAGTGCTGGCGAAGCATGATGAGGAATACATGCCGCCGGAAGTTGCGGAAGCCATGCAGAAAAACCACAAGCCGCTGGAATACACCGACCAACAAAAACAAGGTAGTGTGCAATGA
- a CDS encoding DUF2802 domain-containing protein: MPELLLKWLPLAVSLLAVVIAVVLVKRERKARQELESKFSAAELLLKTARQQQESLTKQFHELRAGAIAMSNKMADLARQQDELSERQGEMAMQDPEGRLYSRASKMVELGADVNELMEECDLPKAEAELLLRLQQRMSKRRR, from the coding sequence ATGCCAGAACTGTTGCTTAAATGGCTGCCGCTGGCTGTTTCTTTGCTGGCGGTTGTAATTGCTGTTGTGCTGGTCAAGCGTGAACGAAAAGCACGTCAGGAACTTGAATCAAAGTTTTCTGCGGCTGAATTGTTACTGAAAACAGCCAGACAGCAGCAAGAAAGCTTAACCAAACAGTTCCATGAACTGCGTGCCGGCGCAATCGCCATGAGCAATAAAATGGCTGATCTGGCACGTCAGCAGGATGAATTGTCTGAACGTCAGGGAGAAATGGCCATGCAGGATCCTGAGGGCCGTTTGTACAGTCGCGCCAGTAAAATGGTTGAGCTGGGGGCTGACGTGAATGAGCTCATGGAAGAATGTGATCTGCCAAAGGCTGAAGCTGAGTTGTTACTTCGCTTACAGCAACGCATGAGTAAGCGCCGTCGTTAA
- a CDS encoding EscU/YscU/HrcU family type III secretion system export apparatus switch protein translates to MNKKQNSAIALSYDGYETPYVAAKGYDDWAKEIIEQVKAQGGLIHQDPVLAEYLNRLEVGDDIPPALFVVIAELIAFSWVLNGKTPPGWEGYQPVNETA, encoded by the coding sequence ATGAATAAAAAACAAAACAGCGCCATCGCGTTAAGTTACGACGGCTATGAAACGCCTTACGTTGCTGCCAAAGGCTATGATGACTGGGCAAAAGAAATTATTGAGCAGGTGAAAGCTCAAGGCGGCTTAATTCATCAGGATCCGGTACTGGCCGAGTATCTGAACCGACTGGAGGTGGGCGATGATATTCCACCGGCCCTCTTTGTGGTAATTGCAGAACTGATTGCGTTTTCCTGGGTCCTGAACGGAAAAACCCCTCCCGGATGGGAAGGGTATCAACCTGTGAATGAAACAGCATGA
- a CDS encoding MlaA family lipoprotein yields the protein MSRNLFLSILLSMSLMGCASSPPDPAPEKLAGDEYGFDAEEMAAAGLTAEELQSLETPESAVYDPFEGFNRAMWTVNYDYLDPYFLRPVSLAYVDYVPSPVRTGLRNFLSNLEEPANMLNSFLMQNPEKAVDHFTRFWINSIFGLGGLIDIASAADISPPGGQSFPDTLGYYGVGNGPYFMIPAYGPVTLREGAGDWVDKLYFPLNLLTFWQSAGKWALEGMENRAKLVSQEPMLNNSPDPYVFTRDAYIQYKNFRAGGQAAAPEESGNEEYLDDYLDEIDSE from the coding sequence TTGAGTCGAAATCTTTTTTTATCCATTCTTCTGAGCATGTCCCTGATGGGCTGTGCCAGTTCTCCGCCTGATCCAGCCCCTGAAAAACTGGCTGGGGATGAATATGGCTTTGATGCTGAAGAGATGGCTGCGGCCGGGCTGACGGCGGAAGAGCTCCAGTCGCTTGAAACGCCGGAAAGTGCGGTTTATGACCCTTTTGAAGGTTTCAACCGTGCGATGTGGACGGTGAATTATGATTATCTGGATCCTTACTTTCTCCGCCCGGTTTCTTTGGCGTATGTAGACTATGTGCCTTCTCCGGTACGTACAGGGCTGAGAAACTTCCTGTCGAACCTTGAAGAACCAGCCAATATGCTCAACAGCTTTTTGATGCAGAACCCGGAGAAAGCGGTTGACCATTTTACCCGGTTCTGGATTAACTCTATTTTTGGCCTGGGTGGTCTGATCGATATCGCCTCAGCAGCAGATATTTCGCCGCCGGGGGGGCAATCATTTCCGGATACGCTTGGATATTATGGTGTCGGGAATGGCCCGTACTTCATGATCCCGGCATACGGGCCGGTCACGTTGCGTGAAGGTGCGGGAGACTGGGTTGATAAATTGTATTTCCCGCTGAATTTACTGACGTTCTGGCAAAGTGCGGGTAAATGGGCACTGGAAGGGATGGAAAACCGGGCAAAACTGGTGTCACAGGAACCGATGCTGAACAATTCTCCTGACCCTTATGTATTTACGCGGGATGCCTATATTCAGTATAAGAATTTCAGGGCCGGCGGGCAGGCTGCGGCACCAGAAGAGTCAGGAAATGAAGAGTACCTTGACGATTATCTGGATGAAATCGACAGCGAATAG
- a CDS encoding heme ABC transporter permease has translation MWKWLHPYAKAEKCYQLCGTLLPWFAVLSLLSLTIGSIWGLAFAPADYQQGDSFRIIYLHVPAAIWSMGAYLWMAVAAFIGLVWQVRLSDMAAAAMAPIGAVFTFIALVTGAIWGKPMWGAWWVWDARLTSELILLFLFLGVIALYNAFDDQKTAAKAAGILAIVGVINLPIIHFSVEWWNTLHQGATITKFAKPSIDSRMLWPLLLNIVGFACFFGAVTLIRLRNEILLRESHRPWVRQLMQ, from the coding sequence ATGTGGAAGTGGTTACATCCCTACGCTAAAGCTGAAAAATGCTACCAACTGTGCGGCACTCTGCTGCCCTGGTTTGCAGTCTTGTCTTTACTCAGCCTGACGATCGGTTCGATCTGGGGGCTGGCTTTTGCACCTGCTGATTACCAGCAGGGCGACAGTTTCCGGATTATTTACCTGCACGTCCCGGCAGCTATCTGGTCGATGGGCGCTTATCTCTGGATGGCTGTTGCTGCCTTTATCGGGCTGGTCTGGCAGGTTCGTCTGTCTGATATGGCTGCTGCAGCGATGGCACCGATTGGCGCTGTTTTCACATTTATTGCACTGGTGACCGGCGCCATCTGGGGTAAACCGATGTGGGGCGCCTGGTGGGTCTGGGATGCCAGGCTGACCTCTGAACTGATTCTGCTGTTTTTGTTCCTGGGCGTCATTGCGCTTTATAACGCCTTTGATGATCAGAAAACGGCGGCGAAAGCGGCGGGGATTCTGGCCATCGTCGGGGTGATTAATCTGCCGATTATTCATTTCTCAGTGGAGTGGTGGAATACCCTGCATCAGGGCGCGACCATTACAAAGTTTGCCAAGCCCTCCATTGACAGTCGTATGCTATGGCCTCTGCTGCTGAATATTGTCGGTTTTGCCTGTTTCTTTGGCGCAGTGACACTGATTCGCCTGCGAAATGAAATTTTGCTCAGGGAAAGCCACCGTCCCTGGGTACGCCAGTTGATGCAGTGA
- a CDS encoding cytochrome c-type biogenesis protein yields MKHWIAAVVLSIAGWLSVCLPAQAAIDVYEFKSHEQEVAFQDLTATLRCPKCQNNNIADSNAELAKDMRQKVFELLEQGKSKQEIIDYMIARYGNFVTYNPPVMPSTLILWLGPLCFLLIGASVLVYRSRRGVAGTKTMDAAESARLNALLEEMEQQADNSSQAGDNKVKK; encoded by the coding sequence ATGAAACACTGGATTGCAGCGGTTGTACTGAGCATTGCTGGCTGGCTTTCAGTCTGCCTGCCTGCACAGGCCGCTATTGATGTGTATGAGTTCAAGTCGCATGAGCAGGAAGTGGCCTTTCAGGATCTGACAGCAACGCTTCGTTGTCCGAAGTGTCAGAACAACAATATTGCAGATTCGAACGCCGAGCTGGCGAAAGATATGCGTCAGAAAGTGTTCGAATTGCTGGAACAGGGGAAATCAAAGCAGGAAATCATTGATTATATGATTGCACGCTACGGTAACTTCGTGACTTATAACCCACCTGTCATGCCTTCCACGTTGATTCTCTGGCTGGGACCGCTGTGTTTTCTGCTGATCGGGGCCAGTGTGCTGGTCTACCGTTCCCGACGCGGCGTCGCAGGTACGAAAACCATGGATGCAGCAGAGTCGGCACGTCTGAATGCACTGCTTGAGGAAATGGAGCAACAGGCAGACAACAGCAGTCAGGCTGGTGATAACAAGGTGAAAAAATGA
- the ccmD gene encoding heme exporter protein CcmD, producing MHFESIREFFAMGGYAGYVWTAYGISALSLLILLWRSVSQSRHLAAEIKNKIAREHRIKAAEKLENTL from the coding sequence ATGCATTTTGAATCCATCCGTGAATTTTTTGCTATGGGCGGGTATGCCGGATATGTCTGGACAGCTTATGGTATTTCTGCTTTATCTCTGCTGATTCTGCTCTGGCGCAGTGTCAGCCAAAGTCGTCATCTGGCAGCTGAAATCAAAAATAAAATAGCCCGTGAGCACCGCATTAAAGCTGCTGAGAAGCTGGAGAATACGCTATGA
- a CDS encoding DsbE family thiol:disulfide interchange protein gives MNKKLLFIPFVIFIALVAVFMEQLTRNADGDDPTRLESVLVGKPVPAFRLEDLANADTLYQQDIFHGEPLLLNVWATWCPTCYAEHQYLNQLASQGVKIIGLNYKDERQKAIRWLDDLGNPYMHSLFDGNGMLGMDLGVYGAPETFLIDAKGIIRYRHVGDVNPQNWESTLKPIYERLQEEAKG, from the coding sequence ATGAACAAGAAACTGCTCTTTATCCCGTTTGTGATTTTTATCGCGCTGGTGGCTGTGTTTATGGAGCAGCTGACCCGCAATGCGGACGGCGATGATCCGACCCGCCTGGAATCCGTCCTGGTCGGGAAGCCTGTTCCGGCTTTTCGTCTGGAAGATTTAGCGAACGCAGACACGTTGTACCAGCAGGACATTTTCCATGGGGAGCCGCTGCTGCTGAATGTGTGGGCAACCTGGTGTCCGACCTGCTATGCAGAGCATCAGTATCTCAATCAGCTGGCCAGTCAGGGCGTTAAAATTATTGGCCTGAATTATAAGGATGAGCGACAAAAAGCCATCCGCTGGCTGGATGACTTGGGCAATCCTTATATGCACAGCCTGTTCGACGGCAATGGGATGCTGGGAATGGACCTGGGGGTTTACGGCGCCCCGGAGACATTCCTGATTGATGCCAAAGGGATCATCCGCTATCGCCATGTGGGGGATGTGAATCCGCAAAACTGGGAAAGTACTCTGAAGCCTATCTACGAGCGACTGCAGGAGGAAGCGAAAGGATGA
- a CDS encoding heme lyase CcmF/NrfE family subunit, whose translation MIAELGQFSLILALGLSLLVSFYPLYGAHQGNPVLMRLARPLTYGVFVMLLLSFVLLAWAFYSNDFTLTYVASNSNSNLPWYYRITAVWGAHEGSLLLWVLIQATWAAAVATFSRGMPQESVARVLAVMGMISVGFLLFIILTSNPFLRTLPYFPVDGRDLNPLLQDPGLIIHPPMLYMGYVGFSVAFAFAIASLMTGRLDTAWARWSRPWTIAAWSFLTLGIALGSWWAYYELGWGGWWFWDPVENASFMPWLAGTALMHSLAVTEKRGTFKAWTVLLAISAFSLSLLGTFLVRSGVLVSVHAFASDPARGMFILGFLVVVIGGSLLLYALRGAKIRSHGSFSLFSRENFLLANNLLLVTGLLVVLIGTLLPLVHKQIGLGSVSIGVPFFNTLFTWLMIPFAFFLGIGPLVRWKRENFANIRRPLIISALITLPLSLLVLWLRPDPIQPLAVLGLVMAFWIIILQGYELYERATHRHPLMVGLGKLGRSHWAMVLGHIGLAITLIGITLVSNYDLERDVRLSPGQSVNVEGFDFRLAGLRNVEGPNYDGFIGDFVVTANGKFITELHAEKRFYSVAGSMMTEAAIDSGVTRDLYVALGEELNDGAWAVRIYYKPFVNWLWAGAILMALGGAMAISDKRYRFRQRFKKTEQAEEHVAVSQAEVNG comes from the coding sequence ATGATTGCAGAGTTAGGGCAGTTCAGCCTGATCCTGGCGCTGGGGTTATCGCTCCTGGTCAGCTTTTATCCTTTATACGGTGCTCATCAGGGAAATCCGGTACTGATGCGTCTGGCAAGGCCTCTGACTTACGGCGTCTTTGTGATGTTGCTGTTGTCATTTGTTTTACTGGCCTGGGCCTTTTACAGCAACGACTTTACGCTGACATATGTGGCCAGCAACTCCAACAGTAATCTGCCCTGGTACTATCGGATTACGGCAGTATGGGGAGCGCATGAAGGCTCTCTTCTGCTGTGGGTGCTGATTCAGGCGACCTGGGCGGCCGCAGTTGCAACATTCAGCCGCGGGATGCCGCAGGAATCTGTGGCCCGGGTGCTTGCCGTCATGGGGATGATTTCCGTCGGTTTCCTGCTGTTTATTATTCTGACCTCCAATCCTTTCCTCCGTACCCTGCCTTATTTCCCGGTAGATGGCCGTGATCTGAACCCGCTGCTTCAGGACCCGGGGCTGATTATTCACCCGCCGATGCTGTATATGGGTTACGTGGGTTTCTCGGTCGCTTTTGCATTTGCAATTGCTTCACTGATGACCGGACGACTGGATACGGCCTGGGCTCGCTGGTCGCGTCCCTGGACAATTGCCGCCTGGTCGTTTCTGACTTTGGGAATCGCGCTGGGTTCCTGGTGGGCTTATTATGAGCTCGGCTGGGGCGGCTGGTGGTTCTGGGATCCGGTTGAAAACGCATCTTTCATGCCATGGCTGGCCGGGACAGCGTTGATGCACTCACTGGCAGTCACGGAGAAACGGGGAACCTTTAAAGCCTGGACGGTCCTGCTGGCGATTTCGGCTTTTTCACTGAGTCTGCTCGGTACTTTTCTGGTTCGCTCCGGTGTTCTGGTTTCCGTACATGCGTTTGCTTCTGACCCGGCACGCGGGATGTTTATTCTGGGCTTCCTGGTTGTCGTGATTGGCGGATCCCTGTTGCTGTACGCGTTGCGTGGTGCGAAGATCCGTTCCCACGGCAGCTTCAGCTTGTTCTCACGCGAGAATTTCCTGCTGGCAAACAACCTGTTGCTGGTCACGGGGTTACTGGTGGTCCTGATTGGGACATTGCTGCCGTTGGTGCACAAGCAAATCGGGTTGGGTTCTGTCTCGATTGGTGTACCGTTCTTCAACACACTGTTTACCTGGCTGATGATTCCTTTTGCGTTTTTCCTCGGAATCGGGCCGCTGGTCCGCTGGAAGCGAGAGAATTTTGCCAATATCCGTCGTCCGCTGATCATTTCTGCGCTGATCACACTGCCGTTGTCCCTGCTGGTGCTCTGGCTGCGTCCGGACCCGATCCAGCCGCTCGCTGTTCTGGGGCTGGTGATGGCATTCTGGATCATCATTTTGCAGGGCTATGAGTTGTATGAGCGCGCCACACACCGGCATCCACTGATGGTCGGTCTGGGTAAGCTGGGCCGCAGTCACTGGGCGATGGTGCTGGGTCATATCGGACTGGCGATCACCCTGATCGGGATTACACTGGTGTCGAATTATGATCTGGAGCGTGATGTGCGCCTGTCGCCGGGTCAGTCTGTGAATGTGGAAGGGTTTGATTTCCGTCTGGCCGGTCTGCGCAATGTGGAAGGGCCGAACTACGATGGTTTCATCGGCGACTTTGTGGTGACAGCCAACGGTAAATTTATCACTGAACTGCATGCCGAGAAGCGATTCTACTCAGTGGCGGGCTCAATGATGACGGAGGCTGCAATCGACAGTGGTGTGACCCGCGATCTTTATGTGGCATTGGGCGAGGAGCTGAATGATGGCGCCTGGGCGGTCCGGATATATTACAAGCCATTTGTGAACTGGTTGTGGGCCGGTGCCATTTTGATGGCGCTGGGTGGCGCAATGGCAATCAGCGATAAGCGCTACCGATTCCGTCAGCGTTTCAAAAAAACAGAGCAAGCTGAGGAACATGTTGCTGTATCTCAGGCGGAGGTGAATGGATGA
- the ccmA gene encoding cytochrome c biogenesis heme-transporting ATPase CcmA, whose protein sequence is MLSVNGLSCTRDERVLFDDLHFSVTPGELVQIEGRNGAGKTTLLRIIAGLGQPDAGDVYWHDNKIVHVREEYHSQMLFLGHQTGVKRELTAYENLAFFQAMHELRHNEALTGQAKVQGEDAIWQALAHVGLAGREDVPAGQLSAGQQRRVALARLWLSNHPLWILDEPLTAIDKHGVKVLEQLFVSHTERGGTVLLTTHQDMFSSQDRLRKITLGQAL, encoded by the coding sequence ATGTTGTCAGTGAACGGATTGAGCTGTACCCGCGATGAACGTGTGCTGTTCGATGATCTTCATTTTTCTGTCACTCCCGGCGAACTGGTTCAGATTGAAGGTCGCAACGGTGCAGGGAAAACCACGTTGTTACGCATTATCGCCGGACTGGGACAGCCGGATGCCGGTGACGTTTACTGGCACGATAACAAGATAGTCCATGTCCGTGAAGAGTATCATAGCCAGATGTTGTTTTTGGGACATCAAACTGGGGTGAAGCGCGAATTAACGGCTTACGAAAACCTGGCTTTTTTCCAGGCAATGCATGAGCTCCGTCACAACGAGGCACTGACGGGGCAGGCTAAAGTGCAGGGTGAGGATGCGATCTGGCAAGCGCTGGCGCATGTCGGTCTGGCGGGCCGTGAAGATGTGCCTGCGGGTCAGCTGTCTGCAGGTCAGCAACGACGAGTGGCGCTGGCAAGGCTCTGGCTGAGTAATCATCCATTGTGGATTCTGGATGAGCCCCTGACCGCGATTGATAAACATGGAGTAAAAGTGCTGGAACAGCTGTTTGTGTCCCATACTGAACGTGGGGGTACTGTACTGCTGACCACGCATCAGGATATGTTTTCCTCGCAGGATCGTCTGCGCAAAATTACCTTGGGGCAGGCGCTGTAG
- the ccmB gene encoding heme exporter protein CcmB, with translation MLSSMYQVIRRELLIAFRRQADVFNPLWFFIIVITLFPLGIGPEPNLLARIAPGIIWVAALLAALLSLERLFRDDFVDGSLEQMMLMPTPLPVLALAKVIAHWVLTGLPLLLISPLLAILLSLDWSTWLAVVLTLLIGTPTLSFLGAIGVALTVGLRKGGVLLSLLILPLFIPVLIFATSAIEAASLGMGYQGQLALMGAMLAGAATLAPFAIAASLRVSVN, from the coding sequence ATGTTGTCTTCGATGTATCAGGTCATCCGGCGAGAATTGCTGATCGCTTTTCGTCGTCAGGCAGATGTGTTTAACCCGCTGTGGTTTTTTATTATTGTCATCACGCTGTTTCCGCTGGGGATCGGGCCTGAGCCGAACCTGTTAGCACGAATTGCGCCCGGCATTATTTGGGTGGCTGCTTTGCTGGCTGCACTGCTGTCGCTGGAGCGCTTATTCCGTGATGATTTTGTTGATGGATCCCTGGAGCAAATGATGCTCATGCCAACGCCTTTACCTGTCCTGGCGCTGGCAAAAGTGATTGCTCACTGGGTGCTGACCGGCTTGCCATTGTTATTAATCAGTCCCTTGTTGGCAATTTTATTGTCGCTGGACTGGTCTACTTGGCTGGCTGTGGTCCTGACGCTGCTGATCGGCACGCCGACCCTGAGTTTTCTGGGGGCGATAGGGGTTGCACTCACGGTTGGATTACGCAAAGGTGGGGTATTATTGAGCTTGCTCATCCTGCCGTTATTCATTCCCGTGCTAATCTTTGCGACCTCAGCAATAGAAGCCGCGTCTTTGGGAATGGGCTATCAGGGGCAGCTGGCCCTGATGGGCGCGATGCTGGCAGGTGCGGCGACACTGGCGCCATTTGCCATCGCAGCTTCGCTGCGGGTTAGTGTGAACTGA
- the ccmI gene encoding c-type cytochrome biogenesis protein CcmI gives MTLFWISTLILVLIALAFLIVPAFVGSNQDQVASRDELNKAFFRDRLGELKEESSEGLIANPDEMEVELQQSLLDDVPAGQVQQYSLFKPWLLLPGVLVIIGVSYGLYHIVGNQQKVAVWQETVSRLPQLTQKLMVQNAEPLTDEEMNDLTLGLRTRLHERPNDATGWLLLGRIGIANRDIETAQGAMKRALDLEPSDPTLQLEYARTLMMGGEPGQLQFARTMLKHLLERHPGNFEAMALLAFDAFSQGNYPVAIQFWEQMKSLPGIGEDRLRMIDGGIAQAKKEIERAANPSPGVTVTVNLAPSVTLPAQGMVIVSVHTADGAPMPLAARRLPLSRFPLTLTLTDSDSMVPDRLMSKQSNLIVRARIDHDGNVATKDGDWFGESGVVPLGGETTITIDTQF, from the coding sequence ATGACGTTATTTTGGATTTCCACCCTGATTCTGGTGCTGATTGCACTGGCGTTTTTGATTGTGCCTGCTTTCGTTGGCAGCAACCAGGATCAGGTCGCCAGCCGGGATGAGCTGAACAAAGCCTTCTTTCGTGACCGGTTGGGTGAGCTCAAAGAAGAGAGCAGCGAAGGCTTGATTGCCAATCCGGATGAAATGGAAGTTGAGCTGCAGCAGTCCCTGCTGGATGATGTGCCGGCAGGGCAGGTTCAGCAGTATTCATTGTTTAAGCCCTGGTTATTGTTGCCGGGTGTCCTGGTCATTATTGGTGTGTCTTACGGCTTGTACCATATTGTAGGTAATCAGCAGAAAGTTGCAGTCTGGCAGGAAACGGTTTCCAGACTGCCTCAATTGACTCAAAAGCTGATGGTTCAGAATGCTGAGCCGCTGACGGATGAGGAAATGAATGATCTGACGCTTGGTCTGCGGACCCGCTTACATGAGCGCCCGAATGATGCGACCGGCTGGCTGCTGCTTGGCCGGATCGGTATTGCGAACCGGGATATTGAAACGGCACAGGGCGCGATGAAACGTGCCTTGGATCTTGAACCCAGTGATCCAACGCTACAGCTTGAATATGCCCGGACGCTGATGATGGGGGGCGAACCGGGCCAGCTTCAGTTTGCGCGGACGATGCTGAAACATCTGCTGGAACGACATCCGGGAAATTTTGAAGCAATGGCGTTACTGGCATTTGATGCGTTCAGTCAGGGCAATTACCCGGTAGCAATCCAGTTCTGGGAGCAGATGAAAAGCTTGCCGGGGATTGGCGAAGATCGCCTCAGAATGATTGATGGCGGGATTGCTCAGGCCAAAAAAGAAATCGAGCGTGCTGCAAACCCGAGTCCTGGGGTAACCGTGACGGTGAATCTGGCCCCCTCCGTTACCCTGCCGGCGCAAGGAATGGTGATTGTGTCTGTTCACACTGCAGACGGTGCACCGATGCCGTTGGCGGCAAGACGGTTGCCGTTGTCCCGCTTCCCGTTAACGCTGACACTGACAGACAGCGACAGCATGGTGCCTGACCGGTTGATGTCCAAGCAGTCGAACCTCATCGTGCGGGCGCGAATTGACCATGATGGGAACGTCGCGACGAAAGACGGTGACTGGTTTGGTGAAAGTGGTGTTGTCCCGCTGGGAGGGGAAACAACCATTACAATTGATACACAGTTTTAG